One region of Desulfovibrio intestinalis genomic DNA includes:
- a CDS encoding DUF2318 domain-containing protein, with protein sequence MRHPHSTGYSTAQALPRSFDFQLRALVLTALALCCALFAVPAHAGPFGNLFSRETTLEIKDGTVSLPVSDISAKASFYKVKIEGVDVIFFALLDSAGKVRVALDVCDSCWQSGKGYKQQGDSMVCQNCGLAFHSDRIGLRKGGCNPHPVAYSLSDNSVVIPAAELEPGVKFFGSR encoded by the coding sequence ATGCGCCACCCCCACTCCACGGGTTACTCCACGGCTCAGGCCCTGCCCCGTTCTTTTGATTTTCAGCTTCGCGCTCTGGTTCTGACAGCTCTTGCCCTTTGCTGTGCGCTCTTTGCCGTTCCGGCTCACGCTGGCCCTTTTGGCAACCTGTTCAGCAGGGAAACCACACTTGAAATCAAGGACGGAACCGTTTCTCTGCCCGTGTCGGACATAAGCGCCAAGGCTTCGTTCTATAAAGTGAAAATCGAAGGCGTTGACGTCATCTTTTTTGCTCTGCTGGACTCCGCCGGAAAGGTGCGCGTGGCTCTGGATGTTTGCGACTCCTGCTGGCAGTCGGGCAAGGGCTACAAGCAGCAAGGCGATTCAATGGTCTGCCAGAACTGCGGTCTCGCCTTTCACAGTGACCGCATCGGCCTTCGCAAGGGCGGCTGCAATCCGCACCCGGTAGCCTATTCCCTTTCAGATAATTCCGTTGTCATTCCTGCGGCGGAACTGGAGCCAGGCGTCAAATTTTTCGGGTCCCGGTAA
- a CDS encoding ABC transporter permease: MNIITIPLRCLRQKWGRSAALLSVFLLGVAAITALNNVSSSVAEGFEKKLSAFGANIAITPKRETLQISYGGIPLGNATVDSGYIPLAETLRAIEGIPLKDRISVVAPKLAGLVSFAGKTGDVTVLVPLVGVNFESEVELKQFWHVRGSIPGVENMHAPDPLMQRLEEQHAKHADQADMASATNQSSPMNSGKTAQADSMGQTAQDAQTDVAAPAGQSESPVPAASGMQQHQTDGDYSAFFAGINEAQQFLYTPGPIDFSNLSTASEAAGCSGMTGGSTDYAGQSSQAAHQGHEAAGTANLNGNTQHATDPTSMMGIAQHTGQDASHNPQAALHGQTRNSSEGITPGRHLLAGASVAERLNLAPGQTIWLNGGQFLVEGVLQSTGSDDDNVLFAHMAEAQKLFHAPDAASFIEVAALCSGCPIEDIVDELSASLPGQDIRALRQVVAQRMYSISFAQNMALVVTVVILFSACVMVVMSMLVSVNERRKEIGLLRAVGFSRRAVFFVFAAEALVIGFLAGTTGYAAGYFAGSKVLVAMQIEAAAYPAFSFAALFGYGLMASALAVLAAAFPACKAARANPAEALTSL; encoded by the coding sequence ATGAACATCATAACCATCCCCTTACGCTGCCTGCGGCAGAAGTGGGGGCGCTCCGCTGCGCTGCTGTCAGTCTTTCTGCTTGGCGTGGCGGCCATTACTGCCCTCAACAATGTATCTTCCTCCGTGGCAGAAGGTTTTGAAAAAAAACTCAGCGCCTTCGGAGCCAACATCGCCATTACGCCCAAAAGGGAAACCTTGCAGATTTCCTATGGCGGCATTCCCCTTGGCAATGCCACGGTGGACAGCGGCTATATTCCACTGGCCGAAACCCTGCGCGCCATTGAGGGCATTCCCCTCAAGGACAGGATATCCGTGGTTGCTCCCAAGCTTGCGGGGCTTGTCTCCTTTGCAGGAAAAACGGGCGACGTCACGGTGCTTGTGCCTCTTGTGGGGGTAAATTTCGAATCTGAAGTGGAGCTGAAGCAGTTCTGGCATGTGCGGGGTTCCATCCCCGGCGTTGAAAATATGCATGCACCTGACCCGCTTATGCAGCGCCTGGAAGAACAGCACGCCAAGCATGCCGATCAGGCAGACATGGCCAGCGCAACAAATCAATCCAGCCCAATGAATTCTGGCAAGACTGCTCAGGCAGACAGCATGGGCCAAACTGCGCAGGACGCGCAGACAGATGTGGCAGCCCCGGCAGGCCAGTCTGAAAGCCCCGTCCCTGCCGCAAGCGGCATGCAGCAACACCAGACAGATGGTGATTACAGCGCCTTCTTTGCAGGCATAAACGAAGCGCAGCAGTTTCTTTATACCCCCGGCCCCATTGATTTTAGCAACCTTTCCACCGCCTCAGAAGCTGCTGGTTGCTCCGGCATGACGGGCGGCTCCACTGACTATGCCGGGCAATCTTCCCAAGCCGCACATCAGGGGCACGAGGCAGCGGGAACAGCCAACCTCAACGGCAACACGCAGCACGCCACTGACCCGACATCTATGATGGGAATTGCGCAGCATACCGGACAGGATGCAAGCCATAATCCCCAAGCCGCACTGCACGGCCAGACCCGTAATTCAAGTGAAGGCATCACACCCGGGCGTCATCTGCTGGCTGGAGCGTCCGTGGCAGAACGCTTGAATCTGGCTCCAGGTCAGACAATCTGGCTCAACGGGGGACAATTCCTTGTGGAAGGCGTGCTGCAATCCACAGGCAGCGATGACGACAACGTGCTCTTCGCCCACATGGCCGAAGCGCAGAAGCTTTTTCACGCGCCTGATGCCGCCAGCTTTATAGAAGTGGCCGCGCTTTGCTCCGGCTGCCCCATTGAAGACATCGTGGACGAATTGAGCGCATCCCTGCCCGGCCAGGATATACGGGCCTTGCGGCAGGTGGTGGCACAGCGCATGTATTCCATTTCCTTCGCACAGAACATGGCCCTTGTGGTTACTGTGGTCATTCTGTTCTCTGCGTGTGTTATGGTGGTTATGTCCATGCTGGTTTCCGTCAACGAGCGCCGTAAAGAAATCGGCTTGCTGCGAGCTGTGGGTTTTTCACGGCGGGCGGTCTTCTTTGTCTTTGCCGCCGAAGCGCTTGTTATCGGCTTTCTGGCAGGCACGACAGGGTACGCGGCGGGATATTTTGCGGGAAGCAAGGTTCTTGTGGCCATGCAGATAGAAGCCGCGGCCTATCCGGCTTTTTCCTTTGCGGCCCTGTTCGGATACGGCCTGATGGCAAGCGCCCTTGCTGTGCTGGCCGCCGCCTTTCCCGCGTGCAAGGCAGCCCGCGCCAACCCGGCGGAAGCGCTTACTTCACTGTAG
- a CDS encoding ABC transporter ATP-binding protein, whose amino-acid sequence MLEAVDIVKSYSVGGQSTPVLRGVNLHIKEGEFVAVTGRSGSGKSTMLNVLSTLTEPDSGQVLFQGADIRAMREKERDHLRNSAFAMIFQAHHLMPYLSVLENVLLPGANRFRGINAQQRQRAAHCLERVGLGHKKDSLPSALSGGEQQRVAIARGLASDPRMLFADEPTGSLDMATGDSIMQLLRELNGEGLTIVMVTHNPDYAALAGRCVQMQEGSVLSNGSNG is encoded by the coding sequence ATGCTTGAAGCAGTTGATATAGTTAAATCCTACAGCGTGGGTGGACAGTCCACACCAGTGTTGCGCGGGGTGAACCTGCACATCAAGGAAGGCGAATTTGTGGCAGTAACAGGCCGCTCCGGGTCTGGAAAATCCACCATGCTCAACGTGCTTTCCACCCTTACGGAACCGGACAGCGGGCAGGTGCTGTTTCAGGGGGCCGACATTCGCGCCATGCGCGAAAAAGAGCGGGATCATCTGCGCAACAGCGCCTTTGCCATGATTTTTCAGGCGCACCACCTCATGCCCTATCTGTCGGTGCTGGAAAACGTTCTGCTGCCGGGGGCCAACAGGTTTCGCGGCATAAACGCCCAGCAGCGCCAAAGAGCCGCACATTGTCTTGAGCGTGTGGGGCTGGGGCACAAAAAAGACAGCCTGCCCTCCGCACTTTCAGGCGGCGAACAGCAGCGTGTGGCCATTGCCCGTGGTCTGGCATCCGACCCGCGCATGCTTTTTGCCGACGAACCCACGGGCAGCCTGGATATGGCCACCGGGGACTCCATCATGCAGCTTTTGCGAGAACTCAACGGCGAGGGCCTGACCATCGTTATGGTGACCCACAATCCCGATTATGCTGCGCTGGCTGGCCGTTGTGTTCAGATGCAGGAAGGAAGCGTGCTGTCCAACGGCAGTAACGGATAG
- a CDS encoding HdeA/HdeB family chaperone, which translates to MKKVLVLCCLLLGLPVAAQADNDKIAPDTFICAELVTMPMTDGGQPPIFEALQIDGYASAGLGDTVAHPDILAPLLTEVYTYCQSHPTDKVADVWTKARKAQTMPEGDTWQADKTKCSDYNADPDNGSGFVIWLDGYNRGKNKTEASVLESDDTLKAFLDACVKQPDALMLDVMAKSAK; encoded by the coding sequence ATGAAGAAAGTTCTTGTTCTCTGTTGCCTGCTGCTGGGCCTGCCTGTGGCGGCTCAGGCCGACAATGACAAAATCGCGCCCGATACCTTTATTTGCGCAGAACTTGTGACCATGCCCATGACGGACGGCGGCCAGCCGCCCATTTTTGAAGCGCTTCAAATCGACGGCTATGCCAGCGCCGGTCTGGGCGATACAGTGGCTCACCCCGACATTCTGGCCCCGCTTCTTACCGAAGTATATACGTACTGCCAGAGCCACCCCACCGATAAGGTGGCCGATGTCTGGACCAAGGCGCGCAAGGCGCAGACCATGCCAGAAGGCGACACCTGGCAGGCAGACAAGACCAAGTGCAGCGACTACAACGCCGACCCGGACAACGGCAGCGGCTTTGTGATCTGGCTTGACGGCTACAACCGGGGCAAGAATAAAACCGAGGCCTCTGTGCTGGAAAGCGACGACACCCTCAAGGCATTTCTTGACGCCTGCGTCAAGCAGCCCGACGCCCTTATGCTGGACGTAATGGCCAAGAGCGCCAAGTAG
- a CDS encoding AEC family transporter gives MAFLHAMGGVFGLILMGMVGYVLAGRGWFGPETRILLPRLITYVALPPYLMSTIMRSFNRDGLLEFMQGALLPLASVILTFILAIILGKIARVKRQHFGLFCACVANSNTIFVGIPVNLALFGEEAVPYVLLYYFASTVFFWTVGQYAITRDIEGEARLIPLRTRVMQIFSPPLLGFLTGVLLIICNVELPYFLQDAARYLGNMTTPLALIFIGITMHDMGLRGIKITRDMALALSGRIMLGPLVMYTLLMFFPVGGLMSKVFIMQASLPVMAQTAILSAHYHTDAEFGAQAVTMSTMLCIFTVPLYMTIL, from the coding sequence ATGGCTTTTTTGCATGCAATGGGCGGCGTGTTTGGCCTCATTCTTATGGGCATGGTGGGTTATGTTCTGGCGGGGAGGGGCTGGTTTGGCCCTGAAACGCGCATTCTACTGCCCCGGCTCATCACCTATGTGGCTTTGCCACCCTACCTTATGTCCACCATCATGCGGTCTTTCAACCGTGATGGCCTGCTGGAATTCATGCAGGGGGCGCTGCTGCCTCTGGCCTCAGTTATTCTGACCTTTATACTGGCTATCATTCTGGGCAAGATCGCCAGAGTGAAGCGGCAGCACTTCGGACTTTTTTGCGCCTGTGTGGCCAATTCCAATACCATTTTCGTGGGTATTCCCGTCAACCTTGCCCTGTTTGGCGAAGAAGCCGTGCCCTATGTGCTTCTGTACTACTTCGCCAGTACCGTCTTTTTCTGGACAGTGGGGCAGTACGCCATCACCCGCGACATTGAGGGCGAGGCAAGGCTGATTCCCCTGCGCACCCGCGTCATGCAGATTTTTTCGCCGCCGCTGCTGGGCTTTCTGACCGGGGTGCTGCTGATTATCTGTAATGTGGAATTGCCCTATTTTTTGCAGGATGCAGCCCGCTATCTTGGTAATATGACAACGCCTCTGGCGCTCATATTCATAGGCATCACCATGCATGACATGGGCTTGCGGGGCATCAAGATCACGCGCGACATGGCCCTGGCCCTGTCGGGCCGCATCATGCTCGGTCCGCTGGTCATGTATACGCTGCTGATGTTCTTTCCTGTGGGCGGCCTTATGAGCAAAGTTTTCATCATGCAGGCTTCACTGCCGGTGATGGCCCAGACCGCCATTTTGAGCGCCCATTACCACACGGATGCGGAGTTCGGCGCGCAGGCGGTGACCATGTCGACCATGCTCTGCATTTTTACGGTGCCGCTGTATATGACCATTTTGTGA
- the ilvD gene encoding dihydroxy-acid dehydratase, with translation MDESRSKKMKSGLEKAPHRSLLYALGLTREEMDRPLVGVVNAASEVVPGHLHLNALADAVKAGVRMAGGTPLQFPAIAVCDGLAMNHEGMRFSLPSREFIADSIEIMARGHAFDALVFIPNCDKCVPGMLMAMMRLNIPSIMVSGGPMLPGNIGPNKRGDLITVFEAVGKVRSGAITEEELEYMAERACPGCGACAGMFTANSMNCMAETIGVALPGNGTIPAVSGARIRLAKTAGMRVMDLLERGICPRDIVTPKAVANAVAVDMALGCSTNTVLHLPAVFGEAGLDLGLEIFDEVSRKSPNLCKLSPAGKHYMVDLDNAGGIPAVMTELDKLNLINKDCMTVTGKTVGENLRDMNARVLDSDVIHSVENPYSKQGGIAILRGSLAPGGAVVKQSAVAPEMMCRDVRARVFESEEDAMAAILDGKIKAGDGVVIRYEGPRGGPGMREMLSPTAAITGMGLGKDVALLTDGRFSGGTNGAAIGHISPEAADGGIIGLVQEGDMIHIDIPNRKLDLMVDAAELERRSAGHKPVEKRSPYPVLRRYAHLVSSAANGARYRDI, from the coding sequence ATGGATGAGAGCCGCAGTAAAAAGATGAAGTCCGGCCTTGAAAAAGCCCCCCACCGCTCCCTGCTCTACGCTCTGGGCCTGACCAGAGAAGAAATGGACCGTCCTCTGGTAGGCGTGGTCAATGCTGCCAGTGAAGTAGTGCCGGGTCACCTGCACCTCAATGCTCTAGCTGATGCGGTCAAGGCCGGAGTACGTATGGCCGGCGGCACGCCCTTGCAGTTTCCGGCTATTGCCGTGTGCGACGGCCTGGCAATGAACCATGAAGGCATGCGCTTTTCGTTGCCCTCACGCGAATTTATTGCGGATTCTATCGAAATTATGGCCCGGGGCCACGCCTTTGACGCTCTGGTGTTCATACCCAACTGCGACAAATGCGTGCCCGGCATGCTCATGGCCATGATGCGGCTGAATATTCCTTCCATCATGGTTTCCGGCGGACCGATGCTGCCTGGCAATATCGGCCCCAACAAGCGCGGCGACCTCATCACCGTGTTTGAAGCTGTGGGCAAGGTACGCAGCGGTGCCATCACGGAAGAAGAGCTGGAATATATGGCCGAACGCGCGTGTCCCGGCTGCGGAGCCTGTGCTGGCATGTTTACGGCCAACTCGATGAACTGCATGGCCGAAACCATCGGCGTGGCCCTGCCCGGCAACGGTACCATCCCCGCCGTGAGCGGCGCGCGCATCCGTTTGGCCAAGACGGCAGGCATGCGCGTGATGGATCTGCTTGAACGCGGCATCTGCCCCCGGGACATCGTCACCCCCAAGGCTGTGGCCAACGCCGTGGCCGTGGATATGGCGCTGGGTTGCTCCACCAACACGGTGCTGCACCTGCCCGCCGTGTTCGGCGAAGCCGGGCTTGACCTTGGCCTGGAAATTTTTGACGAGGTAAGCCGCAAGAGCCCCAACCTGTGCAAACTTTCCCCTGCGGGCAAGCACTACATGGTGGATCTGGACAATGCGGGCGGCATTCCTGCGGTCATGACCGAGCTGGACAAGCTGAACCTCATCAATAAAGACTGCATGACCGTCACTGGCAAGACCGTGGGCGAAAACCTGCGCGACATGAACGCCCGTGTGCTGGACAGCGATGTCATTCATAGTGTGGAAAATCCCTATTCCAAACAGGGTGGTATAGCCATTCTGCGCGGTAGCCTTGCCCCCGGCGGCGCTGTGGTCAAGCAGTCTGCCGTTGCTCCTGAAATGATGTGCCGCGACGTGCGCGCGCGGGTATTCGAGTCTGAAGAAGACGCAATGGCCGCCATTCTTGACGGCAAGATCAAAGCCGGCGACGGCGTGGTCATTCGCTATGAAGGCCCGCGTGGCGGCCCCGGCATGCGCGAAATGCTTTCGCCCACTGCGGCCATCACAGGCATGGGCCTTGGCAAGGATGTGGCCCTGCTGACGGACGGGCGTTTCTCTGGCGGCACCAATGGCGCTGCCATCGGGCACATTTCGCCCGAAGCGGCAGACGGCGGCATTATCGGTCTGGTGCAGGAAGGGGACATGATCCATATCGACATTCCCAACCGCAAACTGGACCTTATGGTTGACGCAGCTGAACTGGAACGCCGCAGCGCGGGCCATAAACCTGTGGAAAAACGCAGCCCCTATCCTGTGCTGCGCCGCTACGCCCACCTTGTGAGCTCTGCGGCCAACGGCGCAAGATACAGGGACATTTAG
- a CDS encoding lipopolysaccharide biosynthesis protein: MQSSTPTLARRYIFKLLANIATVPVYLVMEAILPRALGPQMYGNYSFATNLFQQLTGFLDMGTSTCFYNALSRRQNETGLVGFYARVTVLVFGIILLAALFLQAPMLGDLLMPDVPLWLAPLAALWAFLTWWGRVLRSMNDAVGATVASEMVRTVVSLFMVALLGLMFWQDWLNVHTLFAQQYLMLGLMALGYWLVTRRHWRSREVALTFSLPDGQGKAYRREFFNYSHPLFVQALLSFLLLTAERWLLQWFDGSVQQGFFALSQKVSMACFLFVSAMTPLIMRELSIAWGHNDREAMGRLLTRFAPLLYVVAAYFSCFTLVEGSALVDFFGGAEFAAATLPVQIMALYPLHQAYGQLAGSVFHATGRTRVLRNMAALECVYGFTTAWFLLAPPEYMGLNLGAVGLAIKTVAVQIITVNVYLWLASRFLPLSFWRNFAHQIWSLAVLLALAWLCREGTMMAGLGDLNTFSRFLISGVLYSVGVGMLCLALPAVLGLSRQDVRELVARFKKSRQKAA; the protein is encoded by the coding sequence ATGCAAAGCTCCACCCCGACGCTGGCGCGCCGCTATATATTCAAGCTTCTGGCAAACATCGCTACCGTGCCCGTCTACCTGGTCATGGAGGCTATTTTGCCGCGTGCTCTGGGCCCCCAGATGTACGGCAACTACAGCTTTGCCACCAACCTTTTCCAGCAGCTTACCGGCTTTCTGGATATGGGCACCTCCACCTGCTTCTACAACGCCCTGTCCCGCCGGCAGAACGAAACCGGCCTGGTGGGCTTTTACGCTCGCGTGACGGTACTGGTATTCGGCATCATCCTGCTGGCGGCTCTGTTTCTGCAAGCACCCATGCTGGGCGATCTGCTCATGCCCGACGTGCCCCTGTGGCTGGCCCCTCTGGCTGCCCTGTGGGCCTTTCTTACATGGTGGGGGCGGGTGCTGCGCTCGATGAACGACGCCGTGGGAGCCACTGTTGCTTCAGAAATGGTGCGCACGGTGGTTTCACTCTTTATGGTGGCCCTGCTGGGCCTCATGTTCTGGCAGGACTGGCTGAACGTCCACACCCTTTTTGCCCAGCAGTATCTTATGCTGGGCCTCATGGCTCTTGGCTACTGGCTGGTGACGCGCCGCCACTGGCGCAGCCGCGAAGTAGCCCTGACGTTCAGCCTGCCTGACGGGCAGGGCAAAGCCTACCGCCGGGAATTTTTCAATTACAGCCACCCGCTTTTTGTTCAGGCGCTTTTGTCCTTCCTGTTGCTCACAGCCGAGCGCTGGCTTTTGCAGTGGTTTGACGGCAGCGTGCAGCAGGGGTTTTTTGCCTTGTCCCAAAAAGTGAGCATGGCCTGCTTCCTCTTTGTTTCGGCCATGACCCCGCTGATAATGCGCGAGCTTTCCATTGCCTGGGGCCACAATGACCGCGAGGCGATGGGAAGGCTGCTCACGCGGTTTGCCCCGCTGCTCTATGTGGTGGCGGCCTATTTTTCCTGTTTTACCCTGGTTGAAGGCTCTGCTCTGGTGGATTTTTTCGGCGGCGCGGAATTTGCCGCAGCCACCCTGCCCGTGCAGATTATGGCCCTCTACCCCCTGCATCAGGCATACGGCCAGCTGGCAGGGTCGGTCTTTCATGCCACGGGGCGCACGCGCGTGCTGCGCAACATGGCCGCCCTTGAGTGTGTTTACGGCTTCACTACCGCATGGTTTCTGCTGGCCCCGCCGGAGTATATGGGCCTGAATCTGGGTGCCGTGGGTCTGGCTATCAAAACCGTGGCCGTACAGATTATCACGGTCAACGTATACCTTTGGCTGGCCTCGCGCTTTCTGCCCCTGAGCTTCTGGCGCAACTTTGCGCATCAGATCTGGAGCCTTGCAGTTCTGCTTGCCCTGGCATGGCTATGCCGGGAAGGAACTATGATGGCAGGTCTGGGCGACCTCAATACCTTTTCGCGGTTTCTTATTTCAGGCGTGCTGTACAGCGTGGGCGTAGGGATGCTTTGTCTGGCACTGCCCGCTGTTCTCGGCCTTTCACGGCAGGATGTGCGCGAGCTTGTGGCACGCTTTAAAAAATCCCGCCAAAAGGCTGCATAA
- a CDS encoding methyl-accepting chemotaxis protein has translation MRQLRINTICTVSITASIFVIIAILIVYVSSSSYQMVSGVQSEALDQTGRIVAQSAENYIEQSVDVASALAGQESVRDALDGSTLAAQDVQQLLHTYVKAFPSYWSFFVFDTKGRIVAGLNADLKDMTGGDRFDRDYSKAIFGGKSLAFSGSVMTATTHEGVLVYVAAKAVYAPDGSLLGAVAVCPRWSDFTAKTIDPIRLGQRGYGFALDTKGRIIAHSTNKKLILTDLSGQDFVQKAMKAQLGTIEYQWEGEKKFMTVAPIPATGWFVCMSAYDAELAAPALTQRTVLCAVGLFAIVLLAGLLTLINQRLLFRPLRALSEFTAKVAAGDLKAEMHGQFRAEMATFAGYLHSMVEELKKRLGFSQGVLDGIPTPCGIVGPDFNMIWVNDEICRLLEKTGPRESYIGQRSGLFFQNDANSETLSDHAIKERKALTHEFDYTTVSGRQLRIDVHTTPFYNLDGTLLGSIAFWNDLTEIYTQKSRIEDQNAAIARAAVEAAQVVEHMADASKQLSEQIDHSSQGAREQSSRVYQTATAVEEMNATIMEVAQNAAATSQSADAAKQEAQSGAHLVAEVTAAVQSIHDEASRLTSIMDNLGEQARGIGAVMGVISDIADQTNLLALNAAIEAARAGEAGRGFAVVADEVRKLAEKTAQATTEVRHAVGGIQDGTKDAVTQMEAAVLRVSEATSLAQRSGEAIAQVVRMVEAAGDQVHSIATAAEEQSATSEEINKAISSISSIAAATDQGMAQCTIAIADLSKQAGELEKLIASLSANG, from the coding sequence ATGCGACAGCTTCGCATCAATACCATCTGTACAGTGTCCATAACGGCATCCATTTTTGTCATCATAGCGATTCTGATCGTATATGTGTCTTCATCTTCTTACCAGATGGTGTCTGGCGTACAGAGCGAGGCTCTGGACCAGACCGGCAGGATTGTGGCCCAATCTGCCGAGAACTACATCGAGCAGTCCGTTGATGTGGCTTCAGCCCTGGCTGGGCAGGAATCTGTCCGCGATGCCCTGGATGGTTCAACCCTCGCCGCGCAGGATGTGCAGCAGCTTTTGCATACTTATGTGAAGGCTTTTCCGTCCTACTGGTCTTTTTTCGTTTTTGATACCAAGGGACGCATTGTTGCGGGTCTGAACGCCGACCTCAAGGACATGACTGGCGGCGACCGTTTTGACCGCGATTACAGCAAAGCCATTTTCGGCGGTAAAAGCCTGGCTTTCAGCGGCAGCGTCATGACGGCCACCACTCATGAGGGCGTGCTGGTGTATGTGGCGGCCAAGGCCGTGTATGCCCCTGACGGCAGCCTGCTTGGCGCTGTGGCTGTTTGCCCCCGCTGGAGCGATTTTACCGCAAAAACCATTGACCCCATCCGTCTCGGGCAGCGGGGCTATGGCTTTGCTCTGGATACCAAGGGGCGCATCATCGCCCACAGCACCAATAAAAAATTGATACTGACAGACCTTTCAGGGCAGGATTTTGTTCAAAAAGCCATGAAGGCTCAATTGGGCACCATTGAATATCAATGGGAAGGCGAGAAAAAATTTATGACCGTGGCCCCCATTCCGGCCACGGGCTGGTTTGTGTGCATGAGCGCCTATGACGCGGAACTGGCTGCTCCCGCTTTGACCCAGCGCACAGTGCTGTGTGCGGTGGGGCTGTTTGCCATCGTGCTTCTGGCCGGTCTGCTGACACTTATCAACCAGCGCCTGTTGTTCCGGCCTTTGCGGGCTTTGTCCGAATTTACGGCCAAAGTGGCTGCGGGCGACCTCAAGGCAGAAATGCACGGCCAGTTCAGGGCAGAAATGGCGACCTTTGCCGGGTATCTGCACAGTATGGTTGAAGAGCTCAAAAAGCGCCTTGGTTTTTCGCAGGGGGTACTGGACGGCATTCCCACGCCTTGTGGCATAGTGGGACCGGATTTCAACATGATCTGGGTCAATGACGAAATATGCCGTCTGCTTGAAAAGACCGGGCCGCGCGAATCCTATATCGGGCAACGTTCCGGCCTGTTCTTCCAGAACGACGCCAACAGTGAAACCCTGTCTGACCATGCCATCAAGGAACGCAAGGCCCTTACGCACGAGTTCGACTACACCACCGTTTCGGGACGCCAGCTGCGCATAGACGTACACACCACGCCTTTCTACAATCTTGACGGCACGCTGCTGGGGTCCATAGCTTTCTGGAACGATCTTACAGAAATCTACACCCAGAAGAGCCGTATTGAAGACCAGAATGCAGCCATCGCCAGAGCAGCCGTAGAGGCTGCGCAGGTTGTGGAGCATATGGCCGATGCGTCCAAGCAGCTTTCGGAACAAATCGACCATTCCAGTCAGGGCGCGCGTGAGCAAAGTTCCCGCGTGTACCAAACGGCCACGGCTGTGGAAGAAATGAACGCCACCATTATGGAAGTAGCGCAAAACGCTGCCGCCACGTCGCAAAGCGCAGACGCCGCCAAGCAAGAAGCGCAAAGCGGCGCGCATCTGGTGGCCGAAGTAACGGCTGCGGTGCAGTCCATTCATGACGAAGCTTCGCGTTTGACCAGTATAATGGACAATCTTGGGGAGCAGGCCCGGGGTATTGGGGCCGTTATGGGCGTTATTTCCGACATAGCCGACCAGACAAACCTGCTGGCGCTTAACGCCGCCATCGAGGCCGCCCGTGCGGGCGAGGCCGGGCGCGGATTTGCCGTGGTGGCCGACGAAGTGCGCAAGCTGGCCGAAAAAACCGCTCAGGCCACTACCGAAGTGCGTCATGCGGTCGGCGGTATTCAGGACGGCACCAAGGACGCCGTAACGCAAATGGAAGCTGCCGTGCTGCGCGTGAGCGAGGCTACCAGCCTTGCGCAACGTTCGGGCGAAGCCATCGCCCAGGTGGTGCGTATGGTGGAAGCTGCCGGGGATCAGGTGCATTCCATCGCCACTGCGGCTGAAGAGCAGTCTGCCACGTCAGAAGAAATCAATAAGGCCATCAGCTCCATCAGTAGTATTGCTGCCGCCACGGATCAGGGCATGGCCCAGTGCACCATTGCCATCGCTGATCTGTCCAAGCAGGCGGGTGAACTGGAAAAACTTATTGCCAGCCTGAGTGCCAATGGTTGA